Proteins from one Fragaria vesca subsp. vesca linkage group LG6, FraVesHawaii_1.0, whole genome shotgun sequence genomic window:
- the LOC101299779 gene encoding peptidyl-prolyl cis-trans isomerase FKBP16-2, chloroplastic-like, which translates to MAVAALTITPKLHSHIPKTSFASYSSSCLCSFSSSSTENNAKVTLQPNVVSKRSVFNVGIGLLAASVVALSPLEANATRVEYYATVGEPLCEMNFARSGLGFCDLSVGSGVQAPRGELINIHYTARFGDGTVFDSSYKRGRPLTMRIGVGKVIKGLDQGIFGGEGVPPMQVGGKRKLHIPSNLAYGPEPAGCFAGDCNIPGNAILDYDINFVGIYSGNRALPTSLLGK; encoded by the exons ATGGCAGTCGCTGCTCTCACCATTACTCCAAAGCTTCACTCTCACATTCCCAAAACCTCATTCGCTTCTTATTCTTCTTCATGTTTATGTTCCTTTTCCTCATCGTCAACTGAAAACAATGCCAAGGTGACTTTGCAACCAAATGTTGTGAGCAAAAGGAGTGTGTTCAATGTGGGTATTGGGCTATTAGCAGCTTCGGTTGTGGCATTGTCACCTTTGGAAGCCAATGCCACGAGAGTTGAGTACTACGCCACCGTCGGTGAGCCTCTTTGTGAGATGAACTTTGCTCGTTCTGGCCTTGGTTTCTGTGATTTGTCTGTCGGGTCGGGTGTGCAAGCTCCACGTGGTGAGCTCATCAAT ATTCACTACACTGCAAGATTCGGTGACGGGACAGTCTTTGACAGCAGTTACAAACGTGGTAGACCTCTCACTATGCGTATTGGTGTTGGCAAG GTCATTAAGGGATTGGATCAAGGAATTTTTGGGGGTGAAGGTGTGCCTCCAATGCAAGTAG GGGGAAAACGGAAGCTTCACATTCCTTCAAATTTAGCATATGGGCCAGAACCTGCCGGGTGCTTTGCAG GTGACTGCAATATACCTGGAAATGCTATTCTTGACTACGATATTAATTTTGTTGGCATCTACTCGGGAAATAGAGCATTGCCTACAAGTCTGCTCGGGAAATAG
- the LOC101314875 gene encoding enzymatic polyprotein-like: MHPDSIALTAFGTAQGHYEWLVMPFGLKQIPSFFQRKMDNIFKPFADFCIVYIDDILVFSKTMDEHLKHLEQVCKLIVQKGIILGQKKIHLIKGEIDFLGIHVKDGEIRLQDHIVKKISQFPDNIPDAKSLQRFLGVVNFARDFIPQVSSLTALLSPKTSSKKKWSFTADDGNTVRKIKELTKNLPPLQLLEEGDMIILQTDANDYYWAGVVLAIAPDTNHEKICKFLSGKFNAAELNYSTGDKGSPCLN, encoded by the coding sequence ATGCATCCTGATTCCATAGCTTTGACAGCTTTTGGAACTGCTCAAGGGCATTACGAATGGTTAGTTATGCCATTTGGTTTAAAGCAAATTCCGTCCTTTTTCCAAAGGAAAATGGATAATATCTTCAAACCATTTGCAGATTTTTGCATAGTTTACATAGATGACATCCTGGTCTTCTCAAAAACTATGGATGAGCATTTAAAGCATCTTGAGCAGGTGTGTAAGCTTATTGTTCAGAAGGGAATTATCCTCGGACAAAAAAAGATTCATCTTATTAAGGGTGAAATTGATTTCCTTGGCATTCATGTTAAAGATGGAGAGATTCGTCTCCAAGATCACATTGTTAAGAAAATCAGCCAATTTCCAGACAATATCCCAGATGCGAAGTCTTTACAGAGATTTTTGGGAGTTGTTAATTTTGCGAGAGACTTCATTCCTCAAGTTAGTAGTCTAACTGCCCTCCTCTCTCCAAAAACAAGTTCTAAGAAAAAATGGTCTTTTACAGCTGATGACGGTAATACTGTCAGGAAGATTAAAGAATTAACAAAAAACCTTCCTCCTTTACAATTACTTGAAGAAGGAGATATGATCATTTTGCAGACTGATGCAAATGATTATTACTGGGCAGGAGTCGTTTTAGCTATTGCTCCAGATACAAATCATGAAAAGATTTGTAAATTTCTATCGGGAAAGTTTAACGCTGCTGAGTTAAACTATTCCACCGGAGACAAGGGAAGTCCTTGCCTTAATTAA
- the LOC101300069 gene encoding heavy metal-associated isoprenylated plant protein 26-like yields the protein MGVGGTLEYLSDLMGSGGHKHKKKKQLQTVELKVRMDCDGCELKVKKALSSLSGVKSVEINRKQQKASVTGYVEPNKVLKKAKSTGKRAEIWPYVPYNLVAQPYMAPAYDKKAPPGYVRKVENTATTGTMTRYEDPYTAMFSDENPNACSIM from the exons ATGGGAGTTGGAGGAACTTTGGAGTACTTGTCTGATCTAATGGGTAGTGGTGGCCATAAACACAAGAAGAAGAAGCAGTTACAGACTGTGGAGCTCAAAGTCAGAATGGACTGTGATGGTTGTGAGCTTAAGGTCAAGAAGGCACTCTCTTCTTTAAGCG GAGTTAAATCTGTGGAGATTAACAGAAAGCAACAGAAGGCGAGTGTTACTGGGTATGTTGAACCCAACAAGGTGCTGAAGAAGGCAAAGTCTACAGGGAAGAGGGCAGAGATATGGCCTTATGTGCCTTACAATCTAGTGGCTCAGCCTTACATGGCTCCAGCTTATGACAAGAAGGCACCTCCTGGTTATGTCAGGAAAGTGGAGAACACTGCAACTACTGGCACCATGACAAGATATGAAGACCCCTACACAGCCATGTTCAGTGATGAAAACCCCAATGCCTGCTCTATCATGTAA